Part of the ANME-2 cluster archaeon genome is shown below.
AGCATAACCTCAGGAGGGGATAGGTAGATGACCCTGGCTCCCTCTGGGAGGATATTATCAATTATGTTTTTTATAAATCCGCCCGTGAATGGAAAAGATATTATGAAACCGCAAACTAGAACTAGTACAAACAGGATTAATTTCTTTTTTAGCATTACCAGGGTGATACTAATATTTTCATAGTCCATTGTATATCTTAAGTCCTAATATGCTGTATATTACATAAAATTATGGAATAGCTATTGATTCTCTTCATTACGGTTATATGTGTAGGGTAATAAATACTTGTCAAAAATACCTGCTGATGAATAAACTGAACTCAAACAGGATCACAAGGAAAAGTGCTGTTATCAATTGTGACATCCCTGTAATATCGGGTGCAACAAAAATAGCAAAACCGATGAGGATACCATAGACGATCATCCGTTTATCCTTTAATTGCTCAGCTTTTACCAGTCCTGATTTGATGGAAATTACCATTAACAGGGGAAGCTGGAATAGCAGGCCGAACATTATCATCATCGTTGTCATAATTGAGAATGTATTTCGTACTGATATTCCTGAGGTTGCCACATCTTCTGAATAATAGAACATGTAATTGAATATCAAAGGTATGACTATGAAAAAAGCTATCCCCATACCTATAAAGAAAAGTAACATCGAAGGAGGGACTACCAATAATGTGAATCTTTTTTCGTTGGGAAACAGTCCTTTTTGAATGAATACGAAAAATTCATACATGAATAACGGAAACACAAATGCAATAGCAATTGCCAGGGATAGGACCAATCGTGTCAGCATCCACTCCATTGGACTGTAGATAACCATTTCTATCTCAGGAGGGAACAGGTAGGCCCACATCGTACCAATAAGGTCTCCGGTAAAGGGGAATGTACCCATAAGTACGATGATTAGAGCAGCCACAACTATGAGCATCCGCTGGCGAAGCTCTCGTACATGTTCCAACAGGGGCAATTCCTGGTCGCCTGGTACATTGTTCATGTCTAACCTATCGTTATGCATTTGATGATGGATAATTTTATAGGATTGGAGCTGCTATAATAGTATTGTTAATAATAGTATTTGAAACCGGAATTGCCTGAAAGCTATATGTATTATATTACTAATTATACTCTTGTTAAGAAAATAATTCACCAGATTAAATTAATAAGAAGACTGATAACATGCTTGGCTCAACTGAATTGTTGCTTATTTTTGCAGCAGCGTTATTATTGTTCGGACCCGACAAATTGCCGGAGATCGCTCATTCCCTTGGACGTTTGATGGGGGATTTTAGAAAGGCGATGCGAGAGGCTGAAAACCAGTTATCGGTTTCTGAGGTAAAAGAATCAATTGAAGAAACAATTACTATGGCAAAGATAGATTAATTGTACAGAAAAATTTTGAGGTAAATTAAAAATGATAATGCCCGGACCAATGGAATTGACACTGATAGTCGGTATAATAGTCCTGCTCTTTGGAGCTACCAAACTTCCTGAACTTGCCAACGCACTTGGCAGGTCAACGGGTGAGTTCAAGAAAGCCCAGAAGGAATCAGAATTATCCTTGAAGGAACTCGATAACAACAAAAAACCGCAGGAAAGATCCAAGCTCCAGCAGTCAGCCGAGAACCTGGGGATTTCAATTGAAGGCAAGACTGACGACCAGCTGCTTGATGAGATCGAAAAGGCCACTAAGAAATAGGGTTCCTTGTTGGCAGGGATACTATTTCACGTGATCATTCTTTATCCGTTATTTTGACAGCGGTGCCGTATGCCAGTATTTCGGCTGACCCTGCCATTACCATTGCAGTCATGAACCTGACATTTACCACGGCATCGGCCCCCATCGTTTCAGCATCGTCCACCATGCGGTTCATGGCTTTTTCCCTGGCCTCTTCAAGCATTTTTGAATATTCTGTCAATTCGCCGCCTACGATGGAGCGCAGACCTGCCATAATGTCCTTGCCGATATGCTTGGCCTGAATGGTACTCCCCCGGGCCATACCAAGACTCTGGGTGATCTCTTTTCCTGCGATGGTGTCTGTATTCACGATAATCATGTTCTTACCTCAGTATTTTCTTTCGATCTCTGCATCTTCTTCACCCATTTTTTCCTTTATCAACGACAATAATGCCAGTATTATTCCCAATATAATGGCTGCAAGAGATAGTTTCAGTATCATATTACTCTCTATGGTTAAAATAGTATAGAAAGCGTATCCCACCAACATGATGATACCGATGACTACCAGTCCTATGCCGAGATTTCGCACTGCTGTGTTACTATCCATTTCACATCATTCCGCATCTCTAAAAGTATATGGCAGCTTCTTGATTATTAATATTTGCCTATCCCCATCATAAAAATAAGAAGCCCCGAGGTTGGGATTTGAACCCAAGTGTACCAGAAGATACAACAGATCTTGAGACCGGTACCCTGGACTGAAGCGAGTAAGCCCAGATCAAAAGAGGTATCTATTTAATCTCATGCGTATAAACAAAATTACAATGAAGACGGGAGTATTTTTTTGCACATGCAACAAAACATCATCCATTGCATATAACAATCTAAAGAAAGATATCAATGTTGATATAATCGAAATCCATAACACTCTTTGTCAGAATGAAGGATTAGCATATATAATAGAAGACATCCGCAGAAAAGATCTGGATAGAATATTTATTGGCTGTACTTTCAAGAAACCGATATTTAACGAAATTGTTAATGAATCGGTTGACTTGGACTTTTTGAATTTGCGGGAGCACTGCGGATGGGTCCATGAACAAAAAGATGCAACCGAGAAAGCAAGACGTTTGCTGAATGTCGCGTTAAACACAGAAAAGAAATCACTTGATACGACCAGATTAAATGCAGGTAAGGATATACTGGTTACTGGAACGCGTTTTCTCGTTCCAGTTATTGAAAAATTGACCGGACTTGCCAATGTAAGTCTTTTATTAACTGAACCTGACCACAGAATGTTGCGATATAATTTACCCCTCTATGTGGGGTCCATACGAAGCATCAATGGCCAGATTGGTGATTTTACTGTGGAAATATCTGCACATCAACCTGTGAATTTTAAAAGATGCATTTTATGTGGTCGCTGTGTTCAGGTATGTCCGAAAGGTGCAATAGACTTTTCTTTAAAAATTGATAATGCATGTGACCAGTGTGGTAAATGCATTGATGCCTGTCCGGTGGAAGCTATCAATTTCCAGAAAAATGAGGCTGAGCCTTTGATATGTGGACAGATAGTGGTAACTGAACCGGGATGGGAGCATACAAAAAAATTAGGCGTGCATATCAATGAAAATGGAGATATTTCAGGGGCCCTGATTGCAGCAATGGATGCCATCATAAATATCGGAGTAGTTAAAAAATATAAGATACTGGAAGTTAATGATAGATGCGCATCCGGAAAAAGTGAGATTATCGGATGTACTTTATGTGAATTGGTCTGTCCGCATGATGCCATTAGCCGTACAGGTGACAACATTATTTTCAACGATGTATCATGCCTGGGCTGCGGGGCTTGTACAGCTGTTTGTCCAATTTCAATTCCAAAATTACATGCGTATCCTGACAATTCGATTTATGCTCAGATAGACAGTTTGTTAACTGGAAAAGAGAGACTTTCAAATGAAATAATCATGTTCACCTGTGTCGAACAGGGACAACAAGTATTGGATGAATTGGGGAAACAACACATAACCTATCCACCCGTACTGCCAATATTGATTCCCTGTATCAATGCTGTTCATGAAGCACACATTCTCTATGCTTTTGAATCGGGGGCAGATGGGGTAGTTCTTCTTGGATGCGAAAATTGCAAACATAAAATCAATGATAATTCTCCTATGAATGTCATCAAAACTATTTTGAACGCAGTTGATTTTAATGAAAAATTTGCAGTCATTCAGGCTGATCCGAATCATCCGGAAGCTCTTGTGCATGAACTATACGATTTTGTCGATAATCTCCCATCCTGCGAAAAGAGAAGGAAGATGGTAGCAGGGATCAAAGGCGATAATAAGAGATTTGTCTTACTTGATTTGATTGATAATCTGCCTGGTAAGTCCGGGGATTTTGTCCAAAGAGGTGATATTCCTTTTGGAAATGTTACCATTGATGGTGAATGTATTATGTGCAATGCATGCATGAATATGTGTCCGACAGAGGCATTAAATAATAGAAGTGGGAAGATTTATTTTAATTATTCATTGTGCATTGCATGCGGGTTATGCGAGAAAGCATGCCCGGAACATGTTATCAGGCTTGAGAAGATACTTGATATAGCACGATTGTCTCAGCGCGAGACCATACTGGCAGAACCTGAACAGATCAATTGCCTGGCATGCAACAAACCATTTATTACAAAAGGGGCTATAGCGCGTGTTAGTGATAAATTAGGACCCGAAAATGAAATAATAGAATTACTTTATTATTGCCAGGACTGCAGGCCGATAAAGGCGTTTGAAAAAGGATTGTTAAAATAACTCGTTTAATGTTTGCCTGTCAAATAAAAGAAAACCTTTGGTGAACTTTGCTATCCCTTGATAGAAATCAGACT
Proteins encoded:
- the tatC gene encoding twin-arginine translocase subunit TatC translates to MNNVPGDQELPLLEHVRELRQRMLIVVAALIIVLMGTFPFTGDLIGTMWAYLFPPEIEMVIYSPMEWMLTRLVLSLAIAIAFVFPLFMYEFFVFIQKGLFPNEKRFTLLVVPPSMLLFFIGMGIAFFIVIPLIFNYMFYYSEDVATSGISVRNTFSIMTTMMIMFGLLFQLPLLMVISIKSGLVKAEQLKDKRMIVYGILIGFAIFVAPDITGMSQLITALFLVILFEFSLFISRYF
- a CDS encoding twin-arginine translocase TatA/TatE family subunit; translation: MLGSTELLLIFAAALLLFGPDKLPEIAHSLGRLMGDFRKAMREAENQLSVSEVKESIEETITMAKID
- a CDS encoding twin-arginine translocase TatA/TatE family subunit, encoding MPGPMELTLIVGIIVLLFGATKLPELANALGRSTGEFKKAQKESELSLKELDNNKKPQERSKLQQSAENLGISIEGKTDDQLLDEIEKATKK
- a CDS encoding YbjQ family protein, whose product is MIIVNTDTIAGKEITQSLGMARGSTIQAKHIGKDIMAGLRSIVGGELTEYSKMLEEAREKAMNRMVDDAETMGADAVVNVRFMTAMVMAGSAEILAYGTAVKITDKE
- a CDS encoding 4Fe-4S binding protein, producing the protein MDFLNLREHCGWVHEQKDATEKARRLLNVALNTEKKSLDTTRLNAGKDILVTGTRFLVPVIEKLTGLANVSLLLTEPDHRMLRYNLPLYVGSIRSINGQIGDFTVEISAHQPVNFKRCILCGRCVQVCPKGAIDFSLKIDNACDQCGKCIDACPVEAINFQKNEAEPLICGQIVVTEPGWEHTKKLGVHINENGDISGALIAAMDAIINIGVVKKYKILEVNDRCASGKSEIIGCTLCELVCPHDAISRTGDNIIFNDVSCLGCGACTAVCPISIPKLHAYPDNSIYAQIDSLLTGKERLSNEIIMFTCVEQGQQVLDELGKQHITYPPVLPILIPCINAVHEAHILYAFESGADGVVLLGCENCKHKINDNSPMNVIKTILNAVDFNEKFAVIQADPNHPEALVHELYDFVDNLPSCEKRRKMVAGIKGDNKRFVLLDLIDNLPGKSGDFVQRGDIPFGNVTIDGECIMCNACMNMCPTEALNNRSGKIYFNYSLCIACGLCEKACPEHVIRLEKILDIARLSQRETILAEPEQINCLACNKPFITKGAIARVSDKLGPENEIIELLYYCQDCRPIKAFEKGLLK